A stretch of Carya illinoinensis cultivar Pawnee chromosome 14, C.illinoinensisPawnee_v1, whole genome shotgun sequence DNA encodes these proteins:
- the LOC122293735 gene encoding uncharacterized protein LOC122293735 yields the protein MDRGIGRGGDMSTFQYAKLMMKGRWFMFFATMVIMCWFGAPSAIYVVYYKVIKETLGFEEKEMKQITFYEHVGAHFSVFVGLLCDLTPEWLVLLIGAALNFGGFYMPWMAVMHKIPKPKVWDMGVFVGLGAAAPNFAHTIALVTGVKNFPESRGVVLGLMKGMAEASVAILTQIYLVINGDDDVRNIILATAVLPTITSVAFVFTIRKIERDDDDQRWQHHTNELRVFLNFYYLTSVVALFVMIVTLLGKYFHVTETDHMYGVIVIFILIFLPLYNVIKEEIIAAAQYSKSFERHEFFDRLAVVVVESIEKPQGILLADSKSSNNQILEEKKPKRSCLSSIFFNKPERGEDHSIFQAILSIDMLYILLIMLCGYGSGLTAYEHFWRLGKALGNKEQVVTSMISMASVWNCVGRIYSGFLSELLIIKWRVPRATISAFMLLLQCIALLLGAIPEIPGAYCLATATIGFALGAQLPVNLAMISEFFGLKYYGTLLNFAQLTTPLGLYLMNQNLARVLYEKEVINDIIAQGKDPSTHVMDQVCQGSHCLRPLFSTLALISLVGAFVSLTFAGRTRGFYQGAVYKKFRG from the coding sequence ATGGATAGGGGAATCGGTCGTGGAGGGGACATGAGTACTTTCCAGTATGCAAAATTAATGATGAAAGGAAGATGGTTCATGTTTTTCGCCACCATGGTGATTATGTGTTGGTTTGGAGCACCCTCGGCCATCTATGTAGTGTACTACAAAGTGATTAAAGAAACTcttgggtttgaagagaaagaaatgaaacaGATAACTTTTTATGAACATGTGGGTGCACACTTCTCAGTATTCGTTGGCCTCCTTTGTGACTTGACACCAGAATGGCTTGTGCTCCTCATCGGTGCAGCCTTGAACTTTGGAGGCTTTTACATGCCGTGGATGGCCGTCATGCACAAAATTCCAAAACCAAAAGTTTGGGACATGGGCGTTTTCGTTGGCCTTGGGGCCGCTGCACCAAACTTTGCACACACAATAGCTCTCGTCACCGGTGTCAAAAACTTCCCGGAGAGCCGAGGCGTTGTGTTGGGTCTAATGAAAGGTATGGCTGAAGCTTCCGTAGCTATCCTGACCCAGATTTACCTCGTTATAAATGGAGATGATGATGTTAGAAATATTATTCTTGCCACTGCTGTACTCCCCACCATAACTTCAGTTGCTTTTGTGTTCACAATCCGGAAGATAGAGCGGGATGATGACGATCAAAGGTGGCAACATCATACGAACGAGCTCAGAGTGTTCTTGAATTTCTATTATCTAACGAGCGTAGTTGCACTTTTTGTCATGATCGTGACTTTGCTTGGGAAATACTTCCATGTTACCGAGACAGATCATATGTATGGTGTCATTGTGATCTTTATCCTGATCTTCCTTCCGCTCTATAATGTCATTAAAGAAGAGATTATCGCTGCTGCCCAGTACTCCAAATCATTCGAGAGACACGAATTCTTTGATCGTCTTGCTGTAGTAGTGGTAGAATCCATTGAAAAACCACAAGGAATATTGCTTGCAGATTCTAAATCTTCTAATAATCAAATACTAGAAGAGAAGAAGCCCAAAAGATCTTGTCTCTCAAGCATATTCTTCAACAAACCAGAAAGGGGAGAGGACCACTCCATTTTCCAAGCAATCCTAAGCATCGATATGTTGTACATCCTTCTTATCATGCTATGCGGATATGGGTCAGGCTTGACAGCCTACGAACACTTCTGGCGCCTTGGTAAAGCACTGGGAAACAAAGAACAAGTCGTGACCTCCATGATATCAATGGCTAGTGTATGGAACTGCGTTGGGAGGATCTATTCTGGGTTTCTCTCCGAACTCCTGATTATCAAATGGAGAGTTCCGAGGGCGACGATTTCGGCGTTCATGCTCCTCCTGCAATGCATAGCCTTGCTCCTCGGCGCCATCCCAGAAATCCCCGGCGCGTACTGCTTAGCAACAGCGACAATTGGGTTTGCACTTGGTGCACAATTGCCAGTAAACTTGGCAATGATTTCTGAGTTCTTTGGCCTTAAGTACTACGGCACATTGCTCAATTTTGCACAGTTGACCACTCCACTTGGCTTGTATTTAATGAATCAAAACCTCGCAAGAGTTCTTTACGAAAAGGAGGTGATCAACGACATTATAGCTCAGGGCAAGGATCCGTCGActcatgtgatggatcaagttTGCCAGGGTTCCCATTGTTTGAGGCCTTTATTCTCCACTTTGGCTCTCATTTCATTGGTCGGAGCTTTTGTCTCCCTAACATTTGCAGGGAGAACACGAGGGTTTTACCAAGGGGCTGTGTATAAGAAGTTTAGAGGTTAA